A DNA window from Deltaproteobacteria bacterium CG11_big_fil_rev_8_21_14_0_20_49_13 contains the following coding sequences:
- a CDS encoding leucine--tRNA ligase encodes MQDYNPREIEPKWQKEWEKNGLFKAKEEKKRPKYYVLEMLPYPSGRLHMGHVRNYSIGDLIARYKIMQGFNVLHPIGWDAFGMPAENAAIKNKTHPGKWTFENIAYMQKQFRKLGISYDWDREVATCAPDYYKWEQLVFLKMYEKGIVTRKTAMLNWCDTCKTVLANEQAEGGKCWRCDNDVALKPMTQWFVRIPLYAEELLEDIDKELKGWPERVTHMQKLWIGKSEGALIKFSLPCKEGREDQVVDVFTTRPDTLFGATFMSLAAEHPLVEGLSKGTPEEANIKAFRERTSKIGRMDRLLGNYEKDGVFTGAYCVNPVTGLDMPVYAANFVLMDYGTGAVMAVPAHDRRDFEFAKKYSLPIKEVIKPAQGEQRTANGAYEGPGTLINSGEFTGMGNEAAKIAIIDALKKQGVGDKTINYKLKDWCISRQRYWGAPIPIVYCEKCGIVPVPEKELPVSLPEDIELTGEGGSPLAKLEKFINCKCPKCKGAAKRETDTMDTFVESSWYFLRYCSPKYSKGPVDPEAAKYWMPVDQYIGGIEHAVGHLLYCRFYMKVLRDLGFVEFSKSNEPVKHLLTQGMVTLGGSAMSKSRGNIVDPDRIIEKYGADTARLFILFASPPEKDLEWSDAGIDGCWRFLNRVWRLVTKEEGGRKREERLGNELERWIHKTIKRVTEDIERFHYNTAISAIMEYVNYLCANHESRVTSHAVETLVLLISPFAPHMAEELWHLTGHKETIIKVKWPSYDPEKVKEEKMLIVVQVNGKLRDKLEVAPDISEEDIKKQALASEKVTGYLEGKVPKKVIYVRGRLVSIVV; translated from the coding sequence ATGCAAGATTATAATCCGAGAGAGATCGAACCCAAGTGGCAAAAAGAGTGGGAAAAGAATGGCCTCTTTAAGGCCAAGGAGGAGAAGAAGCGTCCTAAGTATTACGTCCTTGAGATGCTACCGTATCCGTCGGGCCGTCTTCACATGGGGCACGTGCGAAACTATTCGATAGGCGACCTGATCGCCCGCTATAAGATAATGCAGGGATTCAACGTTCTTCACCCGATAGGCTGGGATGCCTTCGGCATGCCCGCAGAGAACGCCGCTATAAAGAACAAGACCCATCCAGGCAAATGGACCTTTGAAAATATCGCCTACATGCAGAAGCAGTTCAGAAAATTAGGCATCTCCTACGATTGGGACCGCGAAGTTGCAACGTGCGCGCCCGACTATTACAAATGGGAGCAACTCGTATTCCTGAAGATGTACGAGAAGGGTATAGTAACGCGAAAGACCGCGATGCTTAACTGGTGCGACACCTGCAAGACCGTTCTTGCCAACGAACAGGCCGAGGGGGGGAAGTGCTGGCGCTGCGACAACGATGTTGCGCTAAAGCCGATGACCCAGTGGTTCGTAAGGATCCCTCTTTATGCCGAAGAACTTTTGGAAGATATCGACAAAGAGCTCAAAGGCTGGCCCGAACGCGTTACCCACATGCAAAAGCTCTGGATAGGAAAGAGCGAAGGGGCCCTGATAAAATTTTCCCTCCCTTGTAAGGAGGGGAGGGAAGATCAAGTGGTCGATGTATTTACCACACGACCCGATACTCTTTTTGGCGCCACGTTCATGAGCCTTGCGGCGGAGCATCCCCTTGTCGAAGGGCTTTCCAAAGGAACACCGGAAGAGGCCAACATCAAGGCGTTTAGAGAGCGCACCTCCAAGATAGGGCGCATGGATAGACTCCTGGGCAATTATGAGAAGGACGGCGTCTTTACCGGCGCATATTGCGTCAATCCTGTCACGGGGCTAGATATGCCTGTCTATGCCGCCAATTTTGTATTGATGGATTACGGCACCGGAGCCGTAATGGCGGTTCCTGCCCACGACCGGCGAGACTTTGAATTCGCAAAGAAATATAGCCTCCCCATAAAAGAGGTGATCAAGCCTGCGCAGGGCGAGCAACGCACGGCGAACGGCGCTTATGAGGGTCCCGGCACGCTTATCAATTCTGGCGAGTTTACAGGTATGGGCAATGAGGCCGCCAAGATAGCAATAATAGATGCGCTTAAAAAACAAGGGGTTGGGGATAAAACCATAAACTATAAGTTGAAGGATTGGTGTATCAGCCGTCAGCGATATTGGGGGGCTCCTATACCCATCGTATACTGCGAAAAGTGCGGTATCGTGCCCGTCCCCGAAAAAGAGCTTCCAGTTTCGCTTCCTGAAGACATTGAGCTTACCGGCGAGGGCGGGTCGCCGCTTGCAAAGCTTGAAAAATTCATAAATTGCAAGTGCCCAAAGTGCAAAGGTGCCGCCAAGCGCGAGACCGACACCATGGACACCTTCGTTGAATCAAGCTGGTATTTTCTGCGTTATTGTTCGCCAAAATATAGCAAAGGGCCCGTAGACCCGGAGGCGGCCAAATACTGGATGCCTGTGGACCAATATATCGGCGGCATCGAACATGCGGTGGGACATCTTCTCTATTGCAGGTTCTACATGAAGGTCCTGCGCGACCTCGGATTCGTTGAGTTCAGCAAGTCAAACGAACCGGTGAAACATCTTTTAACGCAAGGGATGGTGACGTTGGGTGGAAGCGCAATGTCCAAGTCCCGCGGCAACATTGTGGACCCGGACCGGATCATCGAAAAATACGGCGCCGATACAGCGCGCCTCTTTATCCTATTCGCTTCACCCCCGGAAAAAGACCTTGAATGGAGCGATGCCGGGATAGACGGATGCTGGAGATTTCTAAACAGAGTGTGGAGGTTGGTGACGAAGGAAGAAGGTGGAAGGAAGAGAGAAGAAAGGCTTGGAAATGAGCTTGAACGTTGGATCCACAAGACGATCAAACGCGTTACTGAAGATATCGAACGCTTTCATTATAACACCGCGATCTCGGCCATAATGGAATACGTGAACTATCTTTGTGCGAATCACGAATCACGAGTCACGAGTCACGCCGTTGAAACCCTTGTGCTTCTCATCTCGCCGTTCGCGCCGCACATGGCGGAAGAGCTCTGGCATCTCACCGGCCACAAAGAGACCATCATCAAGGTAAAGTGGCCTTCGTACGACCCCGAGAAGGTGAAGGAGGAGAAGATGCTCATAGTCGTTCAGGTCAACGGCAAGTTGCGCGATAAATTAGAGGTGGCGCCAGACATCTCCGAGGAGGATATCAAGAAACAGGCCCTTGCATCTGAAAAGGTGACAGGTTATTTAGAGGGAAAGGTTCCCAAGAAGGTTATATATGTCAGAGGGCGATTAGTTAGTATTGTTGTCTGA